A stretch of the Lactuca sativa cultivar Salinas chromosome 9, Lsat_Salinas_v11, whole genome shotgun sequence genome encodes the following:
- the LOC128129196 gene encoding uncharacterized protein LOC128129196: MTMIVMLLLIPILNIEDNMEFHLLLGFYIMSNIAKLEFAALEVSGKNYVPWMIDVKMHLESMGISNAIYEFNNCLAQDKAKAQVFLRKHIDEMLRFEYLDVTDPSILWNLLKERFDHQKEVILPNARDEWRTLRFQDFKKVNEYNSALFRICSQLKYCGQEVTDEDMLEKTYSTFHATNITLMQQYRMQKFTRYSELNACLLVAEQNNELLMKNHESRPTGSVALPEANATNTDGNQNNTRGRGRGRGRGRGRGRGYFNRNQSHNQNHNSGRGQGNNRGRGQKRNNYQNSQRNNVHTQDKAKVARHDTGTSQKSDGSCYRCGSTGHWSRTCRTPAHLCQLYQESIKGKGKEANLIDNVEFTPLNVADFCNDMEDIN; encoded by the exons ATGACTATGATAGTCATGTTACTTCTCATCCCAATTCTTAACATCGAAGATAATATGGAATTTCATCTACTTTTAGGCTT ttACATTATGTCCAACATTGCAAAGCTCGAGTTTGCAGCACTTGAAGTTAGTGGGAAAAACTATGTGCCATGGATGATAGATGTAAAAATGCATCTTGAGTCCATGGGAATCTCAAATGCTATATACGAATTTAATAATTGTTTGGCACAAGACAAAGCAAAAGCACAAGTTTTCCTTCGTAAGCATATTGATGAAATGTTGAGATTTGAATATCTTGATGTTACTGATCCAAGTATTCTCTGGAATCTTTTGAAAGAAAGATTTGATCATCAAAAGGAAGTTATACTTCCAAATGCTAGAGATGAATGGAGAACACTGAGGTTTCAAGACTTCAAGAAAGTGAATGAATACAACTCAGCTTTGTTCAGAATATGTTCACAACTCAAGTATTGTGGACAAGAAGTTACTGATGAAGATATGTTGGAGAAAacttactccacatttcatgcaaCAAACATTACCTTGATGCAACAATATCGAATGCAAAAGTTCACAAGATATTCTGAACTAAATGCATGCCTGCTTGTTGCAGAGCAAAACAACGAGCTCTTGATGAAAAACCATGAATCTCGTCCAACAGGATCAGTAGCACTTCCTGAAGCAAATGCTACAAATACTGATGGTAATCAAAACAATACACGTGGACGAGGGCGTGGTCGTGGCCGAGGTCGAGGACGAGGTCGTGGCTATTTTAATCGAAACCAAAGCCATAATCAGAACCATAATTCTGGTCGTGGACAAGGTAATAATCGTGGTCGTGGCCAGAAAAGGAATAATTaccaaaattcacaaagaaacaaTGTCCACACACAAGATAAGGCCAAAGTGGCAAGGCATGACACTGGGACATCACAAAAATCTGATGGTTCATGTTATAGATGTGGTAGCACGGGCCATTGGTCAAGGACCTGTCGCACACCTGCACATCTTTGTCAACTTTATCAAGAGTCcattaaaggaaaaggaaaagaagcAAACCTCATTGATAATGTTGAATTCACTCCGCTAAATGTTGCTGATTTCTGCAATGACATGGAAGACATAAACTAA